In Nematostella vectensis chromosome 12, jaNemVect1.1, whole genome shotgun sequence, the genomic window CTCTATCGATCATATAGGCATCGTCCTCGTCCTGTAAAGAAAGTGTGAACATAACAACAAAATGTCGACCAAACCAGAAAGCGACAAGCGAGCGCGCGACATTTCACGATAGACTCACCTTATCTGAGGGTAAATCAGGATCCTCTGCACATAGTCTAGATAAAAATGAGTTTGGGTGTCTACATAGAGTTTGTTTCGTCGTCAAAAAGCAAGTTCCACCAACATTTAGCTTGACCCAGTTGTTTCCCGAGCGCTTAGAtatggcagccatcttggatataCACCATGGTCTAACTCGAGAGTCAAGTCTTGTTCCTCGCTATTGGTGCAAACAAGCGACTATAAATAACTTTTCTAATTTTAGATCCGGTTAACTAGAGGAGATTCAGCTGTTCCTATCCTACAGATCCAACTCCAGCGCGACTCTTTTTTTCACACTGAATTTGTTGGCTGAGAACAAAGCCGAACGATAGCCGAATATCCTCCGAAAATTATCCCAAAGATTCGAGAAGGGTTCGGAAGCAATCAAACGGAGGAAAATTAAAACTATAGAATATAAATTACACTAAATTCTTTTTGAGATTTTTGAAAAGAACATGTCGGAAAATGACGTGTTGTAGAAGGGGAGTTTTTATATTTCCACTAATTTTTTTGAGAAATACCAAAGATTCATTTCCGGGTTTTCTCTGAAGTTTCTAAATTTAGCCTCACCCGCCAACACACACCAGAAGTACCCATGTAATGGCAAACTCGTGACTGTATGCGTGGGTTAAGCTATTGGGCAATACTCCTCCGCGCTTTATTTGATTAGCAGCGGTTTATACGCTGATTTAAGGCATTAATCTGTACGAGCACAAAGTACTTTAGGTAGGCGATGTACGCGTAATAAAAAAACTGGTTTGGGTAACACTTTTTCTTTACGATATCTGTGAGATTATCATGATCTTTGATGGCGTTATCCAAGGAAAAAGAGTTTTCTAAAATAGTGCAAGCCATTCACAGATCGCTTTGCAGTTCGGATAccgaaaaaaaagaatcataTCCAAATTAACTTATATGTGTAGGTAGTGTACAGTGTGTTGCCCCAATTACTGACGGTACCCAATTACGGACAGTTTGCCTTACGTGACCTTATTAGGAACAAATTCCCACACTAACGTGTGCTGTAAGAATTACGTTGTTGGCGTGAATACCAGCGGGAAAATTCAAGTTTATTTGACGGTGAGTCGAACTTTTGTTCGCGTAGTTTGAAAGTTTTAACGGTGCAGTGAATTTAACGCTTTACATAAACCAGTCCTAGTGGTAAATAAGAGTTAAATAGAATATCAACTTTTTTGTTGGGGATGAAGCACTGTAAAATACTCTTACAATAGAGTAGAAGCTCTTTGATCTCGCTACTAAATTTAGAAGAATGGAagcgttttaaaaaattacaatGCTTGTTAAATAGACTGCTTATTggaaatacagtagaaccccggaaactcgaactctgaagggaagcaaaaatcagttcgagttagcgggggaTTCGAATTAGCAGAGTAAAAATAACTTAAAACTACGTTCAAGGGAAATCGAACttagttcgagttagcggggaaaTTCGAGTTAGCCAAGTTCtagttagcggggttctactgtatgttaaAAAATTCTGGTAATTAGTAATTTCTATGGAGAAAATAGgcaatattttgatttttttttgtttttaacaataaccccccccccccaccctcttgCTATTAGTTTCTGTTTAGTATTTGATAAGTTTCTGATTAGTATCTGTTTAGTATTTAAGAAATATTAGTATCCAAGATCACCGCagttataatatattataagtaTTTTATTAGGTCCAATCTTGTTTACcgacaaaatataaaaaagtgttCTTTTTATTGCTAAAAAGTTATGCTAAAAACCGCCCGTAATTGGGGCAACACAATCTTATCTTATTTGtaaagtgtgttttttttttcaatttaaaaCGCACGAAAACAAGTTGATAACTGTCAAATCTGCAAATGTTCAGGTCAGTGCAGTATTGCCTACCATATTTGTTGAATCAAAAGGCtctttgatatacttttttccGAGGCACTTCTAATGTACATAATTTAGACAGTATTTCAGTTTACCTATTGGGCAAACTAAGCACATAAATCACTAGCCTGTGTAGCAATAAGCGTTCCCATGTGTTATAAGCGAAAGGAAACCCAGAGAAACGAGAAACAGAGGAAACAGGCGAGAGAAGTTCCATGCCTCATTTTGGCCGCGAGAAAAatggggcgagcgcaaaaaaaagtggggggggggaggggaaagaaGGCCGAGTTGATGTGCGATATGTCAATAATCTGTCTAAGGTACCGCTCCGATCACAGGCCGCTATTTCCCCGTTCGTTGGCGAACGGGATAATTCAAAACCACAAGGGCTGCGGGCAAGCGATCCCTTcttttccctccccctccttccttttacgcttgctacgcaggccaATAAATCACAGACAGCATTCTAGGGCAAAATtggcctacctgtaggctttagATGATGTTTCCGGCGAGGAAAACCCCTCAAAATCGTAGttcgtggccgccatcttaAGTCACTCGCAtcaaagatggcggccacgaaCTACGAACTACACGGCTAGGGCAAAATAGAAATTAAAGAGACTAAGAGCCTCAAAAGAACATTTTACAAAAGAACATTTGGaaacaaactttttttttcacatgtgCACGCACAATAAGCAACTTTCGTGGTGTCACGCGGGAAAATATCGCAGGTTGTCGGGGTTACGCTAGTACTTGCCTCACGGGGAATTAACGCTAGGTGACGGGTTTCGctatttttgttaactttatCATTTTAGACAGTTTACTGCCGACTTAATGATGCGTTTTTTGTTTAGTTATTGGTATGTAGTGGGTTACCTCCGAAGTCAATAATAACTGTGTTATCATTATGTAGGTCACGACAGATCCAAGGGTAATGTACAGGCCCGCAAATGATCCCAGGGCCCGCAAATGATCCCAGGGCCCGCAAATGACCCCCCAAAACTAACTAGCAGGCCCGCAAATGATCCCGTAATTTTTATGGAATGGAACGCGGAATGAAGTGCTGGATCTATACTAGATAAAAGAAGAACACTTTCTTTCTGTAAAAGGAAATTATAcattttgatttaaaaataaaaaaaaatttgaaaaaataaagcaataaatTTTCTCTTAACTCTCTGTATTTTTGTGGAAATATTAGACTTCTATCACAATAAGCTATGATAAATGTATGCGGGGTTAAGCGTGTTTTTTACCGACCGGGAATTCTAGAAGAACACATGCGGAGTTCAATCCAATATTAGCTTACAACAAGGTATTATTATCATGTATAATCTCTTGCTTACAAATATACTTCTAACTTTTTTTCTCTGACTTCGTGGATcatatttatttgataaaagCGCAAGATTATTGTTCCTTTAGAGTTACTTACTTGTGAGGATATGAGGAAAATTACATTTGGAATAACGGGTTCTAGGGAGAATTATTTTTAAACTGTTACATGTGACAAGTAGAGACCTTGGAGTAGGATAAAAAGGCGATACTGTTGACATTATCGTGTAATATTGCTTATTTCGTTATCTCTTTATTTATAATCATTGTATTTTTATGAATATCAATGTTCGATTTTCTAACAAAAGCGTAAAATAAATCTGATATTTTCACCTTGTTTAGAAACACTTTCGATTAAGAAACAATACGAATAAAGAAAAACCCCTATTGAAGCGAGGCTATAGCTCTACATATCTCGGGAAAttgcactgtttttttttttttttataggaaCCTTTTTCATAAGAACGTCCAGTCTGAGAtctcaccaaattttaagaacatgctaagaacgtGCCGAGGATCAgctagcagaaaaaaaaactttgtcctgttgcgttctaaaatgcagaatcaaattgtgctcatagtaacaaccttattattgctattgatcataagggtaattctcttcctaataattcattgggtattaaaTTCTTATATACATCTAAATTTAAGAACACCGTTAAGAACACattcagccttaaaaatgtcccaaaaatacaAACGGACCAGCCTCAActaaaaattagacgttcttataaaaaaaagagtggtAAACGAAAATCAGTCCAATTCTCGTTCCAACCTTTAACGAGTTTGCTTTTTTTGCGCATTCTAGTTTCGCTGTAATGCGGTCTAATAAGGTCCTATATCAAGTCTaattttttcaacattttcgCACCCAATATAACATCTTACGCTTCAGTCAAATTCCCTTTATTTCTTATATTATTTTAGTTAATGGCCTAAGCAAATCATTTTGCTATAACTTTTTCCCGTATTTTTTGAGGTCCAAAAACGTGAACCATAAGCTTAGTTCTATTGTCTATTTCATGACAAACTTAATacatttttatgcaattttaGCGTGATAAAGATGTATAGCATTTTACAATCACTTTAAGATAAGCATATATTATGTTTTGAacgattttaaataaataaaaagttatCCCATGAACTCAATATTTGTTAAAGTGTAGTCCGGGTTTTCTTTAAGGATTTATTGTTAAACATCAATATGGGAAAAATTAAATTAGCACCCTTACTACATCTATTTGGCCTTTATGAAGCATACTATTATAGAATCGGCGAATTaaatgttgatatttttttcagtggAAAACGCTTTCTATCCTttgtaccccaccccccctttcCTAggaaccccttcccccctttcAATGTTGTAGTCTGACACTTGCGACCTAAGTCCTCAACATTGAATAGTGGAGAAGGGGggaatttttgtgttttaatttgaaaaaaaaatagcatatTGAGTATATAACGAATTAAGAAATCATTTTATCAACCATTTAATTCGCCGATTGTAGCTAAGAGATAAGTTTGAAAGACCTCACCCTCTCTCCCTCAACACAAACACTTTTCAGGGTGCTTTGAAATAGGTCATCATCTTTTAGTAGTTGTGACCCTCTGAAGTTATTGTACAGTCATTTATTTTCATAACATATATTCCCTTGACACTGCAGTACATAAATAAGTTATCAACACAACAAAATGTGAATGTAAGAATCAGAATGAGGCTGTGGGATTGTGGCTTGTGGGCTTGTAATTACAGTAAAATTAGTTTTAGATGCATATTCCCAGCCGGATATTTGATTGTATTGCCATTAATTACATAATTACATATAACATATTTCCTATCTATCTAATCtttaccccaccccccccccccacaacttATCAGCATAAACTAAGCTGAGCCATTGTTTAAGATTTAAGATAAGATATAATAATGTTCCAACACTATGTCATCTTGTCTTTAGacaatcattaaaaaaaaagataaaaataaaatgacaaatcTGGTTAAGAACCATAAGTTGCAAACAGGGTTCCTTGAGGGAAGGAGCAATTGGGTTGGCCAAGAGTAGAATTCACAAAGATCACCCTCCCGCAAAGTGGGTTCAGGGGTAGGCCATGGTATATACTATGTGTACATACTATCCTCCCCCTCTTGGGTAGGATGGGGATGGCCAAGAGTGCACTAAACGCACATAACTCTGCCTAAGCCTCGATGGACCTGTCCCTGCACGGCAGAGTATGGAATTAGTTCACCATCTATAGCTATAGTTCCCAACTGTGTCAAGTCCGGTTCCAAGCGGAATGCACACGCCCTGACACAAACAATCTCCTCACAATCTATGTGGGAACCATCCTCCATTTTCATGAACATGTCCAAGAGCTGCATTTTGGAAATACCTGCTTCTGCGTATGCAACATATAAAATACCATCCCCGAACTTGGATTGTGGGGCTGCACAAATGTCTGGGCCAAGGTGTGACATCATAACAGATGAACATAAAATGAATTTCCCCTCCACACTTTTCCAGGAAGATGGAAGGTTTTCCTCAAGAGCAGGAAGAAGGTTAAGCTCAGGTCCAAATTGATTCCCTGGTACAACCAGTTCAGCATTTTTATTTGAAGTAGAGACTAGATTTCCAGAATTCTCAGGTTCttgaaaaatgttttcagCAATTGAATTAACTGATGGTTGCTCCCTGTCTATACCTGGATTAACGCAGCCACTACCCATCATTCCAGGAAGTCTCTCTTCAGTTGGACTCCCTGGCATTGAGTAAAATGATCCTGATGGACTCTTAAAAGACTCTGCATCGGCATCTCTAGGACTTTGAAATAGTATTCCATCTGAAGGTGCAGGTTTCAAGTCAGGCATATCAAAACCAGAAGACCTTGTAAACTGGCCGTCCTCCTCATATGGAAGGTAGGAGATTCTTCCCTGGTAAAGCCGTAAGTTCAGGATTCTGACCACAGCACCGACAGTAAAGCGTGCATTGCCCAGGTATCTGTATTTCTCAGATTCAATGTCTACATCCGACATGATGCCCCATGTCATAGATAGGAATGAGTAGAATCGGCTAGTAGGGGTGACAATTGATGCAATGTCCATCTCATGAATGTTGCCGCGGATGACAGCATATATTGCACATACCACTTCCATTGGCTCACTAGAAAAAAAGTAGTGAAGTTAGAAACATATATAACAGTCTATACCGCaatatagctcagtggtacgtgcttcgcttctcaagagAATCAGGGTACGAACCCAGGTCAGGTCAACTTGGGAATTGATCAGAGGTGTAAAAACCTGGCTCTCTACATTGGGGACTGTGTATCCCTCGTGTCTTGAATGACTTTGTTAAATGGCGGTCCTGTCTTGCGAAAACCTAGCTAACCAATCTGTTGTTATGGGACGTTGAAGAATGCGTTGAAGACCACTGAAGAACGCAGATCCATCTTCAGTGTCTGTTCTTGGCCGCGTAACCAAAAGGGGAGTTAACATACTAACACTCaaaaaccataccctgtcCAGGGGCACGTCCCCGTATAGCCCATATAAAAGAGtaccaccccccctcccccgggcTCAGTGCACCTTATATAGCAGTCTGAATAAGACCCTGTGCTGCAATTCTGGATAAACTCGGTCCAGCTTCCAAGTCTATCTCTCTATCATCCAAACTTACCCTGAAGCATGGAGTGATGAGAAACAGAGAGCATTACCAGAACCTGTAGGGATTACACCTATTGGCATCTTGATGGCCACCTCCCAATCTTGACGATTCATGAAACCATTAAGAACCTTTAAAAAATGATGCAGTTGCTTATCAAGATATCACGAACATCAAAGATAAAACCTTTAACACACATACCCCATTTTTAACAGTGGTAATTTACTTCTCATAACTTTAGAGTATAAGATAGGTTAATGTACCTCAAACACCAGTCCATCCCCTGAGCAGATGaccaccccatcccactcagGAATACACAGCTGTGATGCATAAGCCTTTGCATGACCGGCGTACTCTGAAATACAGTAACACATTAATCTTTTTGTGACCTGCATACTCTGAAACACATTTTggggtagcgatgggtacCTAGAAATTTTGAAAGTTTCAAAAAATTTTTGCAAAGTCTCGAAATCTTGCAGTGTTTTACGAAAGTCTTGAAGTCTCTTGAATTTTTCCAAAATTTTAGGGGTCTCGAAGCCTTGCTTTTTTACCAAAGTCACTGAGTATCAGAACTTTAAATGTGATTTCCCGAATTTTTGTTAAACGCAATCTGTCTTGTGTTGTTACCACGCTACAGGTTTCCCCTAAGTTAGCAAGAATGTATTTaactctattttttttttcaactgatgtttatgacatacctgGAGCACTAAACaagctctaaaaaaaaaaaaaaactggggCTGGGTTGTTAAGAGACCGGAAAAGCTTGGGCTTGGATTCtaaaatttgacaaaagtcATGGGCTCGGATTCTGAAACGTAGTGTCAGTGCCTCTGCAAGTCTAGGATTTTCCCATCACTACCCCtacattttgaaataattggTGGCCCAGTGCCATACAAAAGATTTATCATCGGTTTGACATGGGCCTCACTAGCCAACCAACTAGAAATACTTCAGGGCATATCAAATGGAATCCTTACAATTACGAAGTTTATGTCAATCTTAACTGATACACTTGTACGTTAATTGGCTCACTTTCTTGAAAATCTGTATAATGTCTGTGTTTTGTTTGCATTGCAGTATCAATTAAAGTCAAGGTATAGGCACGTGAAAAATGACCTTAAAATGCTTgactaaacaaaacaaaaattaactGCTTCAACTTGAATTGTTTATCTTTGGTCGcaacaaacaaactctttAGCGAAGTCATGGCCAGTCCAAACCACAAACTACATAGGCTGCTCCCTCAGCAGAACTCTAGAATTAATATTAGGAAGAGGCGGGTCTTTGCCATCAAAGCCAATACGCAACGTTTtgcaaaaagttttttaatgTCCAATGCCTCcactaaatttttttttagaatttttaagTATTTGACTATTGTAACATAACGTAATTCAACCTTCGGGTTGCAAAGTTTTTGAATAaacctatctatctatctatctatctatctatctatcttgATGgttcaaaataaaatgcattGTAGATTTGTTCAGAGGCCATGGCAACATACTCCTTTTACTTCACGACAAAGCTACAGTATACTGAGAATTGAACTTACTTTGTTACTATAAGGTGTGTATAAGAATGGAGAGATTCGAAGTGCAGGTTCTCCATTacttaaaaaacaataaatggGAAAATGAATTCTTACCGGTAATGACTAGCTTGTAATCAATATCAGCATTCTCAAACATCGGAGCAACTTTATTTCtgaaaatcttgagactcttTCCTTTCCCACTGAATGGGTTGACAAACACTAACATTTTACGGCTTGGTGGGAGATTCTTTTTAGCTGGAAAAAATGTTAATGCCACAGCATGAGTTGGGATGTGAAGGACTCAAGAAAATTGaagttttaaaataaaaatagatgcGATCATCTGGGTAAAAGGTTACATTCATAAAGTTAAAACTTCTAGACCACCAATGAGtctattttattgtttttgatGCACAAACATTGTGTTAGTGAATCAATTTATTTCTGGTCCACAACTAGCTTGAGACACCAAAATGAATAGCTTGACTCATAAGATGTCGCTAAGGAATGAACAAGCTTTACACCCATTAGGCAAGCTTTACAAGCCATAGCCCAGCTTTACATACCATTAGAAAAATGATGGGGGTGAAGAGCTTGGAGGTTTAGTCTTGGCCTGGAAGATGTGCATGCTTCTTGTGAAACCTTCTTTTGGAATCATTGTTTGCATTATTTTTGCTGCAGTATGTTTCTTTTTGtggattgttttatttttttctccatCTTGCACCCCAtatcacttttctaatggtgTTCCTCTAAGGGCATATCTGTACCAGCCCAAGGGCTGATCAAGGGGGGggaaggaaggggggggggggtgggaaaCCAAATCAGGGATATATGCTCGCTGACACAATCAGCTGATACAATactctttttttagaaaagttcagcctgagatttcacctaCTTCTAAGAACAGACTGAAGcacagatagcagcaaaaatattgttttgttattagTCATTCTGGGGAAGTGTGAGGTTAACGAGGGGGCTTAGAGaccttttgaaaaaaaatctgtcAGAGAGAGtagtggtattgactgttttttaaTCCTAGACTTGTCCCCACCCAGAATTGATTgcattgagtgctttgcttatggatatttgcaagcaaaggtggattcatgatgattttatcttgtttggctttgccaggatgagaaaataattttcttatgaatcaccacagctctcctgtcttttctgaaaccaaattgattccaaaattgtttacactgctattctgggtctgtatgacctggaattgatttgtttggcttcggagtgaaaagacttataaaaaaccatctgactttggggagaggagtgttgactggccctcccctcatGAATTTTCCCCttgatctcccagaatgctttgcaatatgtaaagacatcttcgtggttgtacaatccttcaaggagtggacattgtgttttgaggcgatggaaatgtacctggaggatcagaataaaggtatctatttgtgtcttgagctgtgtttgctgatctctctcccttgtgtggtattttgagcgttttattgagaggggtgattctgcttttctctccttgttcgatttgagatttgtcaaagaacctgtgctattatttggcttaagagtagatgccaacaccttggttggatgcatatctgcaagaccatttatccctcagactgatgcctgagtatctttatcttgttgtgtttattttgcatttatgaattttttagggtgtgggtacttcccaaagctgGTAcaaggccggttgaggggtcaatgtgttaaacatAATAAAACATTTTGAGAAATATAAAAGGATCATTTCAGATGGCATGTCATCTCAAATGTACAGTTGTTACCCCAAGAGGTAGGGGTATTTGACTACAATTTGTATCCTGGGCAGGTAAAGggcttttattttttgcccAGTgttaaagtctaatcccccaccctctcATGGAAACACAGTTTTATACCATAGGTTAGGGGGTTTCTGTAGTATCCGCTTGTAGTGAGAGGGAAAACCGAGTTTACAAACTCAACGTTTTATTCAAGATGGCGACTCACTCAACTCAGTTACAAACACGTGCCCAACATGCAATGCGGGCGCTACACAGGTATATCGAATACTACAGTTTCAAATGACTACTGCATTATATTGTGATGAatcataataacaaccttaaatattattatcaatataatattattatcaatGATTTGTGAAATTCTCTTTCATTAGTTCATTttgtattacatttttttacagaCTGAAATTCAGGAAAATCTAAGGAAATTCATTGCCTTAAAAATCTCCTGAAAAttgatgttcttataaaagaaaGAGTGTACTATTACATATGACAGTCACATGATCTATTCAACGGAAAAATAAGTTTCTCTCTCTTAATTTCCTCATAAAATATCAAAGAATGCCATTGAAAAGATCGAAGACAATAACTATAAAATAACATAACACATTCATCCATGTTTTCACAAAatattcttattaaaaaagtcAAGCATTCAAACGAGGAAGTGGTTTGTAGTAATCAAAGATCTAAATAATGATCTACAACATCAGCCTAAACAACACATAAGGAATATTTTGGCACACACCTTGAATTGATTCTAGATCCATTGATGGGCATTTTACAAGCCAAGATATCGTGCGAACCCATTTCTCGGCCAGCTTGACATTCGCAATAGAATTCTCCCATCCGCTAACTTTGAATGGCAATTTCTCGCATTCCCGTCTATCCTTTCGCAAAGGGCAAGAGAATACATGGAAATAAGCTGAGTCGTCGGCAGGTTCTCGACTTTTAAAGAGTTTTACTCCATAAACATCGCGTAGTTTTATGACACTGTGTTTTTGTGTCGATCCTTGACAACAACCGCGGAAGGATGTCTCTTCGTAAATCAAACTGTCTCGAGTCAAACGTACTTCGTAAAATGCCTTCTTGGGGAAAATCTGAAAGCAGTTTTGTAGAATCACAGCGTTCGCCATGGCAGATCAGGTAGTATATTATTTTAAGCCCTGAATTACCATTTCAAATAGGGAGTAGTCGAatattatgatttttttcGTGGTTGAACGCCTCCCGCTTGCTCTTGTGCGCGGGACAAGACCCGTGACCCGTGACCCGTGACTCAGCCCGCGGCTACCGCTGACACAAGcaaacacagggaacccggaTGGCAAGCTATAATTTTTATTCATAAATATTTGTCTTTTGTATTTACATAAAGTATCTTCTCTTTTTAATATGAGATTTATGTATTGTTAAAAAAACGCAACACACTAGCTAATTCTTTGTGAAATGTTGTGCAGCAAAAGCTCTGGCATCAGCAATTCTTGATCGGctgaaaaaataagagaagAACTTTTTTGTACCTGCTACCTGTGCCACCCTCATGGCTCATGTGTCCAGGCCAGCCAACAAATTGATCGATCTTGTTTGGCATAGCATTCCCAATAAAAACCAGGGGAGaccatatgaaaaaaaacagaggGGTAAAGCTTTCTTGCCTGTCAAAAATTTCTGTGCAAAaatacacaataaaaaaagaaaacaaacagaaataTTCATATTTTATATTAGCAGAGGGGGCCATAGTGAACCCATGAGTGAgggatggaggggggggggggagggttgcgTAGTGATTtcaagggaggggtgggttgtggtttcaggggaggggggttaaaaGCACTATTTAAAAGAGCGCAGGGGATAACCTAGGGATCTTAAACCAcgggattttaaactgttcaactaatttgttgtcggttgcaTATGTACCGCTTGAAACCCGTTGGTTTAAAGTTTtcatatataaagaaaaatcTGCTCAGAAAAgtggaaggggggagggggcgctgCCCCTGCCCCTTAGCCTAcctaggctttgatagtttttccggcacgcaAACCCCCAAAACATAAAGTTCGCATAGCATGGCCGCTATAGCGCCTTttttcccccctccccctgcagagcgcattatccaagatggcggctgtgGGGTTtccgtgccggaaaaactatcaaagcctacaagtaggctacTGTCCCTCCCCTTGATAGAAAAAGGCAACCAATTTTGAGTGTAAAAGGGGAAGAATCATCATGTGATGTGTGACTTCATCGATGATGTCATAAAAAATCTCAAGGTTAAAATTCCTCACACAACCAAACTTAGAAGATGTTATGTAACTTTGGAAGGTGTTAAGGGAGTTTAGCATAACA contains:
- the LOC5511701 gene encoding sphingosine kinase 1, which encodes MANAVILQNCFQIFPKKAFYEVRLTRDSLIYEETSFRGCCQGSTQKHSVIKLRDVYGVKLFKSREPADDSAYFHVFSCPLRKDRRECEKLPFKVSGWENSIANVKLAEKWVRTISWLVKCPSMDLESIQAKKNLPPSRKMLVFVNPFSGKGKSLKIFRNKVAPMFENADIDYKLVITEYAGHAKAYASQLCIPEWDGVVICSGDGLVFEVLNGFMNRQDWEVAIKMPIGVIPTGSGNALCFSSLHASGEPMEVVCAIYAVIRGNIHEMDIASIVTPTSRFYSFLSMTWGIMSDVDIESEKYRYLGNARFTVGAVVRILNLRLYQGRISYLPYEEDGQFTRSSGFDMPDLKPAPSDGILFQSPRDADAESFKSPSGSFYSMPGSPTEERLPGMMGSGCVNPGIDREQPSVNSIAENIFQEPENSGNLVSTSNKNAELVVPGNQFGPELNLLPALEENLPSSWKSVEGKFILCSSVMMSHLGPDICAAPQSKFGDGILYVAYAEAGISKMQLLDMFMKMEDGSHIDCEEIVCVRACAFRLEPDLTQLGTIAIDGELIPYSAVQGQVHRGLGRVMCV